Within the Acidimicrobiia bacterium genome, the region GTCGGCTGCTCACGCCGGCCAGGTATTGATTACCGAAGCGGCACTAGAACGGAGCCGGGGCGCTTTCGAAACGAACCGGTTGGCGCCGATTTCCCTCAAGGGCAAATCCAAAGACGTGTCACCCTTTGAAATCCTGTCCTCCGAGATCACCGACACGGCAGTAGCCACCATCCCTCTTTTCGGTCGCGACACCGAACTGCGCCACGTTGCCCGGCTCGTCGAGAAAGGCATAGCGGGTTCGGGAACCGTGCTTGCTCTGGTAGCGGCCGACGGCATCGGTAAAGGCCACCTCGCCAAGGTCGCTCTCGAACAAATTCATCCGGAAGTTCGCAAAATCACCGTAGCCCTGGGCAGCGGTCAGACCCACGCGGCGGCTAAGGGCCTGATGGCCGCTTTGGCCGGGATCGAACAAGGTGCCTCAACCGTCGAACAGCTCACGGCAGCCGTCAAGCAACACCGGCCCAAGCTGACAGAGTGGCTGCCCTTGTTGGCTCGCAACTGGTCAATCGAGCTGCCGGGAACCGAAACCACGAACACGCTCGGTGTCGAGTTTGTGGCGGCCCGGATGGCCAGGATCACGGCTGAGCTCCTATGCGCAGCGGGAGGGAACGAGCCAACGGTGATCCTGGTCGAAGACCTCGACCTAGCCGATCAAGCATCGCAAGCCTTTTTACATGAAGTAGTCATGCAAGTCGAACATCGCCCATGGTCGCTCATCCTCACCTCCCAATCCGATCCTGAATGGGGAGCGACCGTAACCGTTGTCCAGATCGCTCCGTTTGATGACGCCACAGCCCAGGGATTTGTCCGGTGGGTTCTCGACGACCGGGTACTGCCCGCCTCGTCGATCGCCCTCATCGTTGAACGTGGCAAGGGCAACCCGCACATGTTGAGCGAGTTGACGCTCAGCGCGGTTGAGGGTGGCACCGTCCCCGAATCGGTGGAAGCCGCCGCTTTGGCCAAGCTCGATCGACTCGACCCTCGCGACAAACAACTCCTCATGTACGCAGCCGTCCTCGGCAACGAAGCGCGTATCGACATTCTCGCCTCCCTCCTACCCGAAATTGCTTCGGCCATCGAAGATTCGGAGTCCTGGAACCGGTTGGCCGGGTTTATCGACAGCACCGTCATCGGGAAACTCAAGTTCAAAGATCCGCTCGTCAGAGACGTTGCGTACAGCATGCTGCCCCAGCGCCGCCGTCAGGAGATTCACGAATTGGTCGGCAATGCGATCGAGAAGCGGGCCCGGCGACGTCCGGAACGCTTCGTGGGTGACCTCTCCTACCACTACCACCTCGCCCACGACTGGGAACGCTCCGCCAACTACTCCCGGCAGGCCGCCGTGCGAGCCGAACACAGTTTCGAGTTGGTCAAGGCAAGCGAACTCTGGCGGCGTGCCATCGAGGCGGCCGAGTCCATGTCGACCCCGCCAGCGGAACTACCCGACATTTACGAGCATCTCGGTGACGCCCATGACAGCGCCGGGATGTTTCCTGAAGCCGAGTCCGCCTACACCAAAGCCGAGGACCTGGTCAGCGACGGGGCGACCCGGAATCGTTTGGCCCGCAAGCGGGGCCTCGTCGACATCCAGCTCGGTAACCCGGGCATCGGTCGGGAACGGCTCGACGCAGTGTTGGCCTCTGACGAGGCGGCGACCGTTGACCAACTTGAAGCCATGCTTGCCATTGCCGGGCTGGAGACTCGCACCGGGCATCCAGAAGAAGCTGCCCGCTGGTGCCGCAAAGTAATCGAGCAGGCCGGTCCCGAGGGCTATCCGCCTCAGCGAGCCCGGGCCTATCACATCATGGCACTGGCCTCGTCCGATGCCGGTCTTCCCGAGGCCGAGGAACAGGGCAAGCAGGCTCTGCACATCTATGAGGAGATCGACGACAAGGCCGGCATTTCGAAGGCTTTGAACAACCTGGGTTATACGGCGTTCTACAAGGGCGACTGGGAGGCGTGCGAGGAATACCACCTTCGTAATCGCGAAACCACCCGGGAACTCGGGGACCTCTTGAGCAGAGCACTGGCCGGCTACAACCTCGGCGAGCTGTACCTGGAGCAGGGCAGGTTT harbors:
- a CDS encoding tetratricopeptide repeat protein, with protein sequence MAAPQHALYLPRLVFDWLRERPTASSGSVHGTLIFADVSGFTALSDRLAIEMGRGGSEKVTSVMNEAFAELVEIVFLEHGDLLRFGGDALVALFTEEHHSGRACRAAIDMRDAIGDIDAGDIDLNISIGIASGDINVNVIGREHREMILSGPTVDEVIGAESGATAGQIFVSPVLAEEISNVATKDPSGFWQLKADPDSAPLLDEPEDLTFTEDASFSDFISPDFRNLLTLTLQQGEHRPASIGFVKFSGLAALDESDRAVSLESLFKAVTNACQEFDVAYVSNDIDKDGGKFILAAGVPRRSSGEEEMALALHAIVARPHHLKVSGGCARGYVFSGDLGAPSRRVFTVMGDTVNLAARLASAAHAGQVLITEAALERSRGAFETNRLAPISLKGKSKDVSPFEILSSEITDTAVATIPLFGRDTELRHVARLVEKGIAGSGTVLALVAADGIGKGHLAKVALEQIHPEVRKITVALGSGQTHAAAKGLMAALAGIEQGASTVEQLTAAVKQHRPKLTEWLPLLARNWSIELPGTETTNTLGVEFVAARMARITAELLCAAGGNEPTVILVEDLDLADQASQAFLHEVVMQVEHRPWSLILTSQSDPEWGATVTVVQIAPFDDATAQGFVRWVLDDRVLPASSIALIVERGKGNPHMLSELTLSAVEGGTVPESVEAAALAKLDRLDPRDKQLLMYAAVLGNEARIDILASLLPEIASAIEDSESWNRLAGFIDSTVIGKLKFKDPLVRDVAYSMLPQRRRQEIHELVGNAIEKRARRRPERFVGDLSYHYHLAHDWERSANYSRQAAVRAEHSFELVKASELWRRAIEAAESMSTPPAELPDIYEHLGDAHDSAGMFPEAESAYTKAEDLVSDGATRNRLARKRGLVDIQLGNPGIGRERLDAVLASDEAATVDQLEAMLAIAGLETRTGHPEEAARWCRKVIEQAGPEGYPPQRARAYHIMALASSDAGLPEAEEQGKQALHIYEEIDDKAGISKALNNLGYTAFYKGDWEACEEYHLRNRETTRELGDLLSRALAGYNLGELYLEQGRFAEGQPLLEETLAAFRGARHKVGEAVTRIALGRLHSRLARIEQANTMLDRALSVAEEANATQYRVDVALARTEVALITGHIDDACDLINETLQGDIEDTTLHARLVTLQCYAMFCADGSENTRVTFARARELAEKVGALHLRYAVVEVDARLFNVENDRLEELAGQLRIQARPVFRTG